One Pleurocapsa sp. PCC 7327 DNA segment encodes these proteins:
- a CDS encoding bifunctional 4-hydroxy-2-oxoglutarate aldolase/2-dehydro-3-deoxy-phosphogluconate aldolase has product MSDSYSSSRGLNDWLQLLQHHRAIAIIRSADKQLGLSMAKAAAEGGMRLIEITWNSDRAAELIGQLRSQLPNCIIGTGTILTVDRLKDAIACGIQFCFTPHVNLPLIQTAIEFNLPIVAGALTPTEIVAAWQAGASCVKVFPVDAVGGVSYIKSLQGPLREIPLIPTGGISIENACQFIEAGAIAVGLSGQLFPQQLIETRDWDAIAQQAKTLRQKLLV; this is encoded by the coding sequence ATGTCTGACTCCTATTCGTCATCTCGCGGTTTAAATGACTGGTTGCAACTACTGCAACACCATCGAGCGATTGCAATTATTCGTTCCGCTGACAAACAACTAGGCTTATCAATGGCGAAAGCCGCTGCTGAAGGAGGAATGCGCTTAATTGAGATTACTTGGAATAGCGATCGCGCTGCTGAGTTAATTGGTCAACTGCGATCGCAATTACCTAACTGTATCATCGGGACTGGCACGATTTTAACCGTCGATCGCCTTAAGGATGCTATCGCCTGCGGCATTCAATTCTGTTTCACCCCTCACGTGAATTTACCACTCATTCAAACGGCGATCGAATTCAATCTTCCCATCGTTGCTGGGGCGCTTACTCCTACCGAAATTGTCGCGGCATGGCAAGCCGGTGCTAGCTGCGTCAAAGTTTTTCCCGTCGATGCAGTTGGCGGAGTCAGTTACATCAAAAGTTTACAAGGTCCTTTGCGGGAAATTCCGCTGATTCCCACCGGAGGGATTAGCATAGAAAATGCTTGTCAATTTATCGAAGCAGGCGCGATCGCTGTTGGTCTTTCCGGTCAATTATTTCCCCAACAACTTATAGAAACAAGAGATTGGGACGCGATCGCGCAACAGGCAAAAACCCTGCGGCAAAAGCTTCTCGTTTAG
- a CDS encoding response regulator: protein MNLANGNQLNGDREGKIRILVVDDQRMIREGLKALLDTEPDLEVVGTAADGRTAIEQVELLQPDVVLVDMEMPDVDGVTTTQTICQKSAEVKVLVLSSYDNHEYVKESLDAGAKGYLLKGTPAKELREAIRSIYKGYVHIGPGLFEKIAPKTKAEVGSAAIVKPTSGQLRGKLVSSVGLGNGSAKSTLAVRSKSEALTLPFEQTVILRQSPRWSRAIIWSLIGVTTFGMIWAAFARIEQVVPAQGSLKPEGKVKEIKAPVDGVVQEVLVEDGQKVEKGQVLVTLDSTASAAELISYQKIRQSLQRENEFYQTLMERPLNPSEVERAIARLNLPKQVAALARNRTALVSENQLFQAQLSGTAQQGKLSAEQLARLQNAIDESKSRVEAARLEMEQLQKQLSQNQVQLADARKQLNDDRKTLAEIEARNKKAVAQAEESLAIEEKILGDVEPLLAEGALAKLQLERQRQSINDRRAELIKQRSDGTIEYNKQQQQVQTRRAEIEKLLEEEKRLRLDIAQAKEELNNTVALSGKEVRDKMAENEKRIAEIDSQLTKVMVDNENRIAELDSQISRAKVILKYQELRAPVAGTVFDLKASPGYVAPQTQTEPLLKIVPDDYLVAQVNVTNEDIGFVRKGQKADVRLLTYSYSEFGDIKGEVISVGSDALPPSETNPNERFERFPVRIKLDKQVLISSGRELPLQSGMGVTANIKIREDRTVLSLFTELFTKKVETLKEVR, encoded by the coding sequence ATGAATTTAGCAAACGGCAACCAACTAAACGGCGATCGCGAAGGAAAAATTCGCATCCTGGTCGTAGACGATCAGAGAATGATTCGAGAAGGTCTCAAGGCGCTACTCGATACAGAGCCGGATTTAGAAGTCGTTGGAACGGCTGCTGACGGTCGGACGGCGATCGAGCAGGTAGAATTGCTACAACCCGATGTCGTTCTCGTCGATATGGAAATGCCGGACGTAGACGGCGTAACGACCACGCAAACAATCTGTCAAAAATCTGCCGAGGTTAAAGTTCTCGTTCTCAGTAGCTACGATAACCACGAGTACGTCAAAGAGTCTCTCGATGCGGGAGCTAAAGGCTATTTGCTCAAAGGAACCCCAGCCAAAGAACTCAGAGAAGCTATTCGCTCAATCTATAAAGGCTACGTCCATATCGGACCGGGACTGTTTGAAAAAATAGCTCCCAAAACGAAAGCAGAAGTAGGGAGCGCGGCAATCGTAAAACCGACTTCCGGACAGCTTAGAGGAAAGTTAGTGTCTTCCGTCGGCTTGGGGAACGGCTCGGCAAAATCTACGCTAGCAGTCAGATCCAAGTCCGAAGCGCTAACCCTTCCCTTCGAGCAAACAGTTATTCTGCGCCAATCTCCCAGGTGGTCGCGAGCAATTATTTGGTCGCTGATCGGCGTAACGACTTTTGGAATGATTTGGGCGGCATTTGCCAGGATCGAACAGGTCGTTCCCGCTCAAGGTTCACTCAAGCCAGAAGGGAAAGTCAAAGAAATTAAAGCTCCCGTCGATGGGGTCGTTCAAGAAGTCTTGGTAGAAGATGGACAGAAGGTAGAGAAAGGGCAGGTTCTGGTGACGCTAGACTCTACAGCATCGGCAGCCGAACTTATCTCCTATCAAAAAATTCGTCAGTCGCTTCAGCGAGAAAATGAATTTTATCAAACCTTGATGGAACGACCTTTAAATCCGTCCGAAGTCGAACGCGCGATCGCTCGACTTAACTTGCCCAAACAAGTGGCAGCCCTTGCTCGCAATCGCACGGCGCTCGTGTCAGAAAATCAACTCTTTCAGGCACAGTTGAGCGGGACGGCGCAGCAAGGCAAACTCAGTGCCGAACAACTCGCTCGCCTACAAAATGCTATCGACGAATCGAAGTCCCGCGTCGAGGCAGCGAGACTAGAGATGGAGCAACTCCAAAAACAACTGTCGCAAAATCAAGTCCAGTTAGCCGATGCTAGAAAACAGCTAAACGACGATCGAAAAACGCTCGCAGAAATCGAAGCGAGAAACAAAAAAGCAGTCGCACAAGCGGAAGAAAGTTTAGCTATTGAAGAAAAAATTCTTGGCGATGTCGAACCGCTCCTAGCAGAAGGAGCATTAGCCAAACTTCAATTAGAGAGGCAGCGACAATCGATTAACGATCGCCGCGCGGAATTAATTAAGCAAAGATCCGACGGAACGATTGAATATAACAAGCAACAACAACAAGTTCAAACCCGTCGGGCTGAAATCGAAAAACTCCTCGAAGAAGAGAAGCGGTTGCGCTTAGATATCGCTCAGGCAAAGGAAGAGTTAAACAATACGGTTGCCCTGTCTGGTAAAGAAGTCCGCGATAAGATGGCAGAAAACGAAAAGCGCATTGCTGAAATCGACAGCCAACTAACCAAGGTAATGGTAGACAATGAAAATCGCATCGCAGAACTCGACAGTCAAATCAGTCGCGCCAAAGTCATCCTAAAATATCAAGAATTGCGAGCGCCCGTCGCTGGAACGGTATTCGATCTAAAAGCTAGCCCAGGCTACGTCGCGCCGCAAACCCAAACCGAACCTTTACTCAAAATCGTTCCAGATGATTATTTAGTTGCTCAAGTGAACGTGACCAATGAAGATATCGGTTTCGTGCGCAAAGGACAGAAAGCTGATGTCAGACTGCTCACTTACTCGTATAGCGAATTTGGGGATATCAAAGGGGAGGTGATTTCTGTCGGCTCGGATGCCTTGCCGCCTAGTGAAACTAACCCTAACGAGCGTTTTGAGCGATTCCCCGTCAGAATCAAATTAGATAAACAGGTTTTGATCTCTAGTGGGAGAGAACTTCCCCTCCAATCGGGCATGGGCGTCACTGCCAACATCAAAATCCGAGAAGATCGCACCGTCTTGAGTTTATTTACCGAACTGTTCACTAAGAAAGTAGAGACGCTCAAGGAAGTCCGATAG
- a CDS encoding peptidase domain-containing ABC transporter — MSYTTVEFQEFISSVAPFDRLPLEVIAELVQKFEPWRYRMGQIVLTQKKMLPYVAILYEGKARLLGYDPRTQIPITLKLLKPGAIIGWVNLIRGIPGETVISSTEAVCLTIKNSEFLQLLEQYPPFGEAFYQRAALVEVFELLGYQLEQQALGEIDLKQLTTEIINDVAVYSLPPGTSSIKEHPPLQDSQRIWVVSSGNIASCPIGSRLDFSDNQKIEVNGSMPARLIGLPAELPTENWQLATQADSSLSSTSSVESLPESVRDIPYAEAELLEADNSAEQAIDVTKEKDYPYVHGKTPQEVGVACFQMLSQYFGMPFRKEVIRRIITEQLQRSNTLSLPVCGAIAELMGLNAQLVKVPARAVTNLKTPVLVRWQDSLAIIYEINDRHAIIGVPEIGILRRPSADFLDSWGTEGEVLLLQKTKETPQERFGLRWFLPALQRYRRVLIEVFVASFFVQLFGLANPLMVQVIIDKVIVQNSVDTLQVLGVFLLAIAIFEAILTTLRTYLFVDTTNRIDMSLGSEIIDHLLRLPLRYFERRPVGEISTRVNELENIRQFLTGTALTVVLDAIFSIVYIVAMIVYSPILTLVALGIIPLFIGLTLFFSPIIRRQLRTKAERNAQTQSYLVEVMTGIQTVKAQNIELRSRWQWQEKYANYVSAGFQTVITSTLAGSTSSFLNKLSGLLVLWVGAFLVLDQQLTLGQLIAFRIIASYVTSPILRLTQLWQNFQETALSLERLADIVDTPQEAEQDRTNIPMPSIEGAVKYENVSFRFKSHGPLQLYNVNLDFPPGTFVGVVGQSGAGKSTLTKLISRLYEPESGRILIDGYDISKVELYSLRRQIGVVPQETLLFDGTVQENIALTNPDATTEEIIEAAKVAAAHEFIMTLPNGYNTRVGERGSALSGGQRQRIAIARTVLQQPRILVLDEATSALDYATEQQVCINLIDAFRDRTVFFITHRLGSIKNSDVIVMMDAGSVVEQGTHEELMKLKGRYYYLYQQQEARM, encoded by the coding sequence ATGAGCTATACAACTGTCGAATTTCAAGAATTTATCTCTTCGGTAGCCCCGTTTGACCGACTGCCCCTCGAAGTCATCGCCGAACTAGTGCAAAAATTCGAACCGTGGCGCTACCGGATGGGTCAGATTGTGCTGACGCAAAAAAAAATGCTGCCATACGTCGCAATTTTATATGAAGGCAAAGCGCGTTTGCTCGGTTACGACCCTCGCACTCAAATCCCCATTACTTTGAAGTTACTCAAGCCCGGCGCGATAATCGGTTGGGTTAACTTAATTAGGGGAATTCCCGGCGAAACCGTCATTTCTTCTACGGAAGCCGTTTGCTTGACGATTAAAAACAGCGAGTTTCTCCAACTTCTAGAACAATATCCCCCATTTGGCGAGGCATTTTACCAGCGAGCGGCGCTTGTTGAAGTCTTCGAGCTTCTAGGCTATCAATTAGAGCAGCAAGCGCTCGGAGAGATCGACCTCAAACAATTAACGACTGAGATAATCAATGATGTGGCAGTGTACTCCCTTCCTCCGGGTACGTCGTCGATTAAAGAGCACCCACCCCTACAGGATTCTCAACGGATCTGGGTGGTTAGCAGCGGCAATATTGCCAGTTGTCCTATCGGCAGCCGTCTCGATTTCTCTGACAATCAAAAAATCGAGGTAAATGGGTCGATGCCAGCGCGTCTAATCGGATTGCCTGCCGAACTACCAACGGAAAACTGGCAACTGGCAACTCAAGCAGATTCCTCCCTATCGTCTACTTCATCCGTCGAATCGCTTCCAGAGTCGGTACGAGATATTCCTTATGCGGAAGCAGAACTGCTAGAGGCAGATAACAGCGCCGAGCAAGCCATCGATGTCACTAAAGAGAAAGACTATCCATACGTCCATGGAAAAACGCCGCAAGAAGTGGGGGTTGCCTGCTTCCAAATGCTCAGTCAATATTTCGGGATGCCCTTTCGCAAGGAAGTCATCCGTCGCATTATCACAGAGCAACTACAGCGTAGCAATACCCTCTCGCTGCCCGTGTGCGGCGCGATCGCGGAGTTGATGGGACTCAACGCTCAACTGGTGAAGGTTCCCGCCAGAGCCGTTACCAATCTCAAAACTCCCGTTCTGGTGCGCTGGCAAGATAGCCTAGCGATTATCTACGAAATTAACGATCGCCACGCGATTATTGGCGTGCCGGAAATTGGGATCCTGCGCCGTCCGAGCGCCGATTTTCTCGACAGTTGGGGCACAGAAGGGGAAGTGCTGCTGCTGCAAAAAACCAAGGAAACTCCCCAAGAACGCTTCGGTCTGCGCTGGTTTCTCCCCGCCTTGCAGCGCTACCGCCGAGTGCTGATCGAAGTCTTTGTCGCCTCTTTCTTCGTCCAGCTATTCGGACTAGCCAATCCCCTGATGGTTCAGGTCATTATCGACAAGGTAATCGTCCAAAATAGCGTCGATACTTTACAGGTTTTAGGTGTGTTCCTCTTGGCGATCGCGATCTTTGAAGCCATTCTCACCACCCTGCGAACATACCTCTTCGTCGATACGACTAACCGCATCGACATGAGTTTGGGTTCAGAAATTATCGACCACCTCCTACGCTTGCCCTTGCGCTATTTCGAGCGCCGACCCGTCGGGGAAATTTCCACGCGCGTCAACGAACTGGAAAACATTCGGCAGTTTCTCACGGGAACCGCTTTGACCGTGGTCTTGGATGCGATCTTCTCGATCGTCTACATCGTAGCGATGATCGTCTACAGCCCGATCCTAACCCTGGTAGCATTGGGGATTATTCCGCTCTTTATCGGTCTGACCCTCTTTTTCTCGCCCATCATTCGCCGACAACTGCGAACCAAAGCAGAACGCAATGCCCAAACCCAATCCTATCTCGTCGAAGTGATGACTGGCATTCAAACGGTCAAGGCACAGAATATCGAGCTGCGATCGCGCTGGCAGTGGCAAGAAAAATACGCTAACTACGTCTCGGCGGGATTCCAAACCGTCATTACCTCGACCCTAGCAGGTTCGACCAGTAGCTTCCTCAACAAGCTCTCCGGACTTCTGGTTCTTTGGGTTGGGGCTTTTTTAGTCCTAGACCAACAGCTTACCTTGGGTCAGTTGATCGCTTTCCGCATCATCGCCAGCTACGTAACTTCTCCTATCCTGCGCCTGACGCAACTGTGGCAGAATTTCCAAGAAACTGCCCTTTCTTTAGAAAGACTGGCAGATATCGTCGATACGCCGCAAGAAGCCGAACAAGACCGCACCAACATTCCCATGCCTTCGATTGAAGGGGCAGTCAAATACGAAAATGTCTCCTTCCGCTTCAAGAGTCACGGTCCCTTACAACTGTATAACGTCAATCTAGATTTTCCTCCCGGAACCTTTGTTGGCGTCGTCGGACAAAGTGGGGCAGGCAAGAGTACCCTAACCAAACTAATCTCAAGGCTTTACGAGCCAGAATCGGGACGTATCCTCATCGACGGGTACGACATTAGCAAAGTAGAGCTGTACTCCTTACGCCGTCAGATAGGCGTTGTCCCCCAAGAAACGCTCCTGTTCGATGGAACGGTGCAGGAAAATATTGCCCTGACCAATCCCGACGCGACGACAGAAGAAATTATCGAAGCCGCTAAAGTCGCAGCCGCCCACGAATTCATCATGACCTTGCCCAATGGTTACAATACCAGAGTCGGCGAAAGAGGTTCGGCGCTCTCTGGCGGACAGCGACAGCGGATCGCGATCGCGCGGACGGTGCTGCAACAGCCTCGCATTCTCGTCCTCGACGAGGCAACTAGCGCCCTCGACTACGCCACCGAGCAACAAGTCTGTATTAATCTCATCGACGCTTTTCGCGATCGCACAGTCTTTTTTATCACTCACCGTCTCGGCTCGATTAAAAATTCCGACGTTATCGTTATGATGGACGCTGGCTCGGTAGTAGAACAGGGAACCCATGAAGAACTAATGAAACTCAAGGGACGTTATTACTATTTGTATCAACAACAAGAAGCCAGAATGTAA
- the hypB gene encoding hydrogenase nickel incorporation protein HypB, translating to MCVTCGCSGDDSIKITNSQTGETVRQQMKEGEHYHTHTLPDGTVITHSHSHSSVDSPQIHARMHGTTISLEQDILRKNDLIAAQNRGWFKGRDILALNLVSSPGAGKTTLLIRTINDLKAQIPISVIEGDQETVNDAQKIKETGCQVVQINTGTGCHLDAAMVEQGYSELNPPPHSIVAIENVGNLVCPALFDLGERAKVAILSVTEGDDKPIKYPYMFRVSDVMILTKIDLLPYVQFDVERCLQYARQVNPRIRIFQVSALTGEGLEDWYEWLKAQFQEHCSFIFPKIA from the coding sequence ATGTGCGTAACTTGCGGTTGTTCTGGCGACGATTCCATCAAGATTACCAATTCTCAAACGGGTGAAACTGTTAGGCAACAGATGAAAGAAGGCGAACACTATCATACTCATACGCTTCCAGATGGCACGGTAATCACTCATTCTCATTCCCACTCCTCTGTTGACTCTCCCCAGATTCACGCTCGGATGCACGGGACGACGATTTCGCTAGAGCAAGATATCCTCAGAAAAAATGACCTGATTGCGGCTCAAAATCGAGGCTGGTTTAAAGGTCGCGATATTCTCGCCCTCAATTTGGTAAGTTCTCCCGGTGCCGGAAAAACTACCCTCTTAATCCGCACGATTAACGACCTCAAAGCGCAGATTCCCATCAGCGTTATCGAAGGCGATCAAGAAACGGTCAACGACGCTCAAAAAATTAAGGAAACGGGCTGTCAAGTCGTCCAAATCAATACGGGAACGGGCTGCCATTTAGATGCAGCAATGGTCGAGCAAGGCTATAGCGAACTCAACCCTCCCCCCCACTCGATCGTGGCGATCGAAAATGTTGGCAATCTCGTTTGTCCGGCTTTATTTGATTTGGGCGAACGGGCTAAAGTGGCTATTCTCTCGGTGACAGAGGGAGACGATAAGCCGATTAAATATCCTTATATGTTTCGTGTCAGCGATGTCATGATTTTAACGAAAATTGACTTGCTCCCATACGTCCAGTTTGATGTAGAGCGTTGCCTACAATATGCCAGGCAGGTGAATCCTCGCATTCGTATCTTTCAGGTTTCTGCTTTAACCGGTGAAGGGTTGGAGGATTGGTACGAATGGCTAAAAGCTCAATTTCAGGAGCATTGTTCCTTTATTTTTCCTAAAATTGCTTGA
- the hypA gene encoding hydrogenase maturation nickel metallochaperone HypA, whose protein sequence is MHELGITQNIVEIATEHAQGFPVKRVTLEIGQLSAVMPDAIRFCFDVCCRGTVLEGSTLEILEIPGLGKCRQCGTEVALNEPFGICDHCGSADLEIVRGTELKIKEMEVKEVCA, encoded by the coding sequence ATGCACGAACTCGGAATCACTCAAAATATCGTTGAGATCGCTACCGAACACGCCCAAGGCTTTCCCGTCAAACGAGTAACCTTAGAAATCGGCCAACTCTCCGCAGTGATGCCCGATGCCATTCGCTTCTGCTTTGATGTCTGCTGCCGAGGCACGGTTTTAGAAGGATCGACCTTAGAAATCCTGGAAATTCCAGGTTTGGGAAAATGCCGTCAGTGCGGGACAGAGGTTGCCCTTAACGAACCCTTTGGCATTTGCGATCACTGCGGCAGCGCCGATCTAGAAATTGTTCGGGGCACGGAATTAAAAATCAAAGAAATGGAGGTAAAAGAGGTATGTGCGTAA
- a CDS encoding OsmC family protein, which translates to MPKEHIYRVSTVWTGASQGTTSSYQSYSREYTASIEGKPLFVGSADPTFRGDRHLHNPEDLVVIALSACHMLSYLAICVRNRIRVIDYSDEAVGKMAYKDGKMKFIEVVLHPKVIIKAGDDLQSAIAAHHQAHQECFIANSVAFPVLNEPVVLEFNDPQASNLKNF; encoded by the coding sequence GTGCCCAAAGAACATATTTATCGCGTCTCAACGGTTTGGACGGGAGCGAGTCAAGGAACTACATCTTCTTACCAGTCCTATTCTCGCGAGTATACCGCTAGCATAGAAGGGAAACCTCTTTTTGTCGGGTCGGCAGATCCAACCTTTAGGGGCGATCGCCATCTACACAATCCAGAAGATTTAGTGGTTATTGCCCTATCTGCCTGTCATATGTTGAGCTACCTGGCGATCTGCGTCCGTAATCGCATTCGAGTAATTGATTACTCCGACGAAGCAGTAGGAAAGATGGCATACAAAGACGGCAAGATGAAATTTATCGAAGTCGTATTGCACCCGAAAGTCATTATCAAAGCTGGCGACGATTTACAAAGTGCGATCGCAGCGCACCATCAAGCCCATCAAGAATGCTTCATCGCCAATTCCGTCGCTTTTCCCGTACTCAACGAACCAGTCGTTTTAGAATTCAACGATCCGCAAGCAAGTAACCTTAAGAATTTCTAG
- the dhaL gene encoding dihydroxyacetone kinase subunit DhaL has translation MTKDQVIQWLRIFTAVIEENKDYLTELDAAVGDADHGINMDRGFKKVASQLPSFADKDIGSILKLVSMTLISTVGGASGPLYGTLFLRSSAAVAGKQELTVEDMLKLLQAGLNGVLDRGKAQLGDKTMVDALSPAVTAFQTAAAENKDMRQAMQQAVVAAEQGMKDTIPMLAKKGRASYLGERSIGHQDPGATSSYLMLKSLLAALECS, from the coding sequence ATGACTAAAGACCAAGTAATACAGTGGTTGCGGATATTTACTGCCGTTATAGAAGAAAATAAAGACTATTTGACAGAACTGGATGCTGCGGTCGGCGATGCCGACCATGGCATTAATATGGATCGCGGCTTTAAAAAGGTAGCGAGTCAACTGCCAAGCTTTGCTGACAAGGATATTGGCAGTATTTTGAAGCTGGTAAGCATGACGCTAATTTCAACTGTCGGCGGTGCTAGCGGTCCCCTGTATGGGACGCTATTTTTGCGATCGAGTGCGGCAGTCGCTGGCAAACAAGAACTGACTGTAGAGGATATGCTCAAACTTCTGCAAGCAGGATTAAATGGCGTACTCGATCGCGGCAAGGCACAACTGGGCGACAAGACGATGGTCGATGCCCTCTCTCCTGCGGTGACGGCTTTCCAGACAGCAGCGGCAGAGAATAAAGATATGCGCCAAGCGATGCAACAGGCAGTAGTCGCCGCCGAGCAAGGCATGAAAGACACGATACCGATGCTGGCAAAGAAAGGTCGGGCTAGCTATTTGGGGGAACGCAGCATCGGTCATCAAGATCCGGGGGCGACTTCTTCTTATTTGATGTTGAAGAGTTTGTTAGCTGCTCTTGAATGCTCTTGA
- the dhaK gene encoding dihydroxyacetone kinase subunit DhaK translates to MKKLIDKPEDFVSESLEGLAAAHPELVRVNFDPTFVYRVDAPVQGKVAIVSGGGSGHEPMHAGFVGKGMLDAACPGEIFTSPTPDQMLEAAKWVNGGAGILYIVKNYSGDVMNFEMATELARAEGIRTLNILIDDDVAVKDSLYTQGRRGVGTTVLAEKICGAAAEEGYDLRQIADLCRRVNLNGRSMGMALTSCTVPAKGTPTFELGENEMEIGIGIHGEPGRERMALKSADEITEMLALSIIEDSAYSRTVREWDEDKGEWVEIALTDTSLEKGDRVLAFVNGMGGTPLSELYLVYRKLAQICQKHGLQIARNLIGSYMTSLEMQGCSITLLKLDDEMIRLWDAPVKTPSMRWGI, encoded by the coding sequence ATGAAAAAACTGATCGATAAGCCGGAAGACTTCGTCAGCGAAAGTTTGGAGGGACTGGCAGCTGCTCATCCCGAATTAGTTCGAGTAAACTTCGATCCCACCTTCGTCTATCGAGTCGATGCCCCCGTGCAGGGAAAAGTCGCGATCGTTTCCGGTGGCGGCAGCGGACACGAACCGATGCACGCTGGCTTCGTTGGCAAGGGTATGCTCGATGCCGCTTGTCCCGGAGAAATTTTCACCTCGCCAACACCCGACCAAATGCTAGAGGCAGCCAAATGGGTAAATGGTGGGGCTGGCATCCTCTACATCGTCAAGAATTACAGCGGCGACGTGATGAATTTCGAGATGGCAACGGAATTAGCCCGTGCAGAGGGTATCCGCACGTTGAATATTTTAATCGATGACGATGTAGCCGTCAAAGATAGCCTCTATACCCAAGGACGCAGGGGCGTAGGGACGACGGTACTGGCAGAAAAAATTTGCGGTGCGGCTGCTGAAGAGGGCTACGATCTGCGGCAAATAGCGGATTTGTGCCGACGAGTTAACCTGAATGGACGCAGCATGGGTATGGCACTGACTTCTTGTACCGTTCCCGCCAAAGGAACCCCAACCTTTGAACTGGGCGAAAATGAAATGGAAATCGGAATCGGCATTCATGGCGAACCGGGACGAGAACGCATGGCACTCAAGTCAGCCGATGAGATTACTGAGATGTTAGCACTGTCGATTATTGAGGATTCAGCCTACAGCCGCACGGTACGCGAATGGGATGAAGACAAAGGCGAATGGGTGGAGATAGCGTTGACAGATACATCCTTGGAAAAAGGCGATCGCGTGTTAGCTTTTGTCAACGGCATGGGCGGTACTCCCCTTTCCGAACTGTATCTGGTCTACCGCAAACTTGCCCAAATCTGCCAAAAACACGGACTGCAAATCGCACGTAACCTCATCGGTTCTTACATGACTTCTCTAGAAATGCAAGGTTGCTCGATTACCCTGCTAAAGTTAGATGACGAGATGATTCGGTTATGGGATGCACCCGTAAAAACGCCCAGTATGCGATGGGGAATCTAG
- a CDS encoding glycoside hydrolase family 10 protein codes for MKQYLYKILTVCADGLVELNRRFGRQAWLIFLLIFGFTLAWLALPARSQNPYNEPAEIRGVWLTNIDSDVLFERQRLADAIDTLSQLNFNTLYPTIWNWGHTLYPSAVAEAVIGLSLDPAQGLQGRDILAETIERGRDKGMAVIPWFEFGFMAPADSQLAKRHPEWLTKRLDGSTVWLEGNIHKRVWLNPFRPDVQQFITDLVVEIVSKYDVDGIQVDDHFGFPYDFGYDDYTIKLYQQEHNGKLPPKPPANIKTVNNCVANNREWTEWTRWRANKVTDYMKQLFAAIKDSNPDAIVSVSPNPQAFSLNCYLADWQKWERMGLVEEIVLQVYRDDMKAFLRELSQAEVRTAKEHIPFGIGVLSGLKGRLVPIEQIKTQVATVRKQGFAGVSFFFYESLWNLAQEPLEQRQSAFQDLFATPMKRARVL; via the coding sequence ATGAAACAGTACCTCTACAAAATCCTGACTGTCTGTGCGGACGGACTGGTTGAGTTGAACCGTCGGTTTGGTCGCCAAGCTTGGTTGATTTTTCTACTTATCTTCGGTTTTACCCTTGCTTGGCTTGCTTTGCCAGCGCGATCGCAAAATCCTTACAACGAACCCGCTGAAATCCGAGGCGTTTGGCTGACCAACATCGACAGCGACGTTCTCTTCGAGCGACAAAGGCTTGCCGATGCGATCGATACCCTTTCTCAATTAAACTTTAATACTCTCTATCCCACGATTTGGAACTGGGGTCATACGCTCTATCCCAGCGCAGTCGCCGAAGCAGTTATCGGACTTTCCCTCGATCCCGCCCAAGGACTCCAAGGAAGAGATATCCTGGCAGAAACTATCGAACGAGGACGAGACAAAGGGATGGCAGTCATTCCCTGGTTTGAGTTCGGTTTTATGGCACCTGCCGACTCGCAATTAGCCAAACGCCATCCCGAATGGCTGACCAAACGTCTCGACGGCAGCACGGTTTGGCTAGAAGGAAACATTCACAAACGAGTGTGGCTCAATCCTTTTCGTCCCGATGTCCAGCAATTCATTACCGATCTCGTCGTTGAAATCGTGAGTAAATATGATGTCGATGGCATCCAAGTAGACGACCATTTCGGTTTTCCTTACGACTTCGGGTATGATGATTACACTATCAAACTCTATCAACAAGAGCATAACGGCAAATTACCGCCCAAACCGCCAGCTAACATCAAAACCGTGAATAATTGCGTCGCTAACAATCGAGAATGGACAGAATGGACGCGCTGGCGGGCAAATAAAGTTACAGACTACATGAAACAGTTGTTTGCCGCGATTAAAGACAGCAATCCCGATGCGATTGTTTCTGTTTCTCCCAATCCACAAGCGTTTTCCTTAAACTGCTATCTGGCAGACTGGCAGAAATGGGAAAGAATGGGGTTAGTTGAAGAAATAGTCCTGCAAGTTTATCGCGACGATATGAAAGCTTTCTTGAGGGAATTATCTCAAGCGGAAGTAAGAACCGCCAAAGAACATATTCCCTTCGGAATTGGAGTTTTGTCTGGATTAAAAGGTCGTCTCGTGCCGATCGAACAAATTAAGACGCAGGTAGCAACCGTCCGCAAGCAGGGATTTGCTGGCGTTTCGTTCTTTTTCTACGAAAGTTTGTGGAATTTAGCCCAAGAACCTCTAGAACAGCGTCAATCGGCTTTTCAAGACCTCTTTGCCACGCCGATGAAACGAGCGAGGGTTTTGTAA